One Rutidosis leptorrhynchoides isolate AG116_Rl617_1_P2 unplaced genomic scaffold, CSIRO_AGI_Rlap_v1 contig3, whole genome shotgun sequence genomic region harbors:
- the LOC139882697 gene encoding proliferating cell nuclear antigen-like, producing MLELRLVQGSLLKKVMEALKDLVTEANFDCSASGFSLQAMDSSHVALVALLLRAEGFEHYRCDRNMSMGMNLGNMSKMLRCAGNDDIITIKGDDGGDTVTFMFESPTQDKISDFEMKLMDIESEHLGIPEADYHAIVRMPAAEFTRICKDLSSIGDTVVISVTKEGVKFSTRGDIGTANVVLRQNITIDKPEEAIVIEMNEPVSLTFALRYMNSFTKASPLSSTVTISLSNELPVAVEYKIAEMGYIRFYLAPKIEEDEDETNV from the exons ATGTTGGAGTTGAGGTTAGTGCAAGGGTCACTCCTGAAGAAGGTAATGGAGGCTTTGAAGGATCTGGTAACCGAAGCGAACTTCGACTGCTCGGCGTCGGGATTCTCACTCCAGGCCATGGATTCGAGCCACGTGGCGCTGGTGGCGTTGCTGCTCAGGGCGGAGGGTTTCGAGCACTACCGCTGTGACCGTAACATGTCCATGGGGATGAATCTGGGTAACATGTCCAAGATGCTCAGGTGCGCCGGGAATGATGACATCATCACCATCAAGGGCGACGATGGCGGCGACACCGTCACTTTCATGTTTGAGAGTCCCA CTCAAGATAAGATATCAGATTTTGAAATGAAACTCATGGACATAGAGAGCGAGCACCTTGGGATTCCAGAGGCTGACTACCATGCCATTGTTAGGATGCCTGCTGCTGAGTTCACTAGGATTTGTAAGGATCTTAGCAGCATTGGCGATACTG TTGTGATCTCTGTGACTAAGGAAGGTGTGAAATTTTCCACTAGAGGCGATATCGGAACTGCAAATGTTGTTCTTAGACAGAATATTACAATCGATAAG CCTGAAGAAGCAATAGTTATCGAGATGAATGAGCCAGTGTCCTTGACATTCGCACTTAGGTACATGAACTCTTTCACAAAAGCTTCCCCATTGTCGAGCACTGTCACAATCAGCTTATCCAATGAACTGCCTGTTGCGGTTGAGTACAAGATTGCTGAGATGGGTTATATCAGATTCTACTTGGCACCCAAGATAGAAGAGGATGAGGATGAGACAAACGTTTAA
- the LOC139882702 gene encoding serine/arginine-rich splicing factor SR45a-like, with the protein MSYSKRSRYSLSPVSYDRYRRSVSRSRSSSRSRSRSLSPDVENPGNSLYVTGLSTRITKRDLIKHFSTEGEVSDVHLVVDPWTRQSRGFGFITMSSVEDANRCIKYLDSSVLDGRVITVEKSRRRRGRTPTPGKYLGLRTSCGRRRSSSSSRRSYSSHRRSYSRSPSRSRSPSPYYRRRRDYSPYYSRRRRSYSPDGSFDTRDGSLSPNDDGYHGSHRYRSVSRSPTPPRRRSSRRSYYSPSASPIRRRRSARRSYYSPSLSPIRRRRQSSRRSYSRSYSPRPRRSYYSRSLSRSCSVSSQSSRSVSRSPTPRSPTPSS; encoded by the exons ATGTCGTACTCTAAACGATCAAGGTATTCCCTATCTCCCGTGTCTTACGATCGTTACCGAAGGTCTGTCTCACGGTCGAGATCCTCATCAAGAAGTCGATCAAG GAGCTTGTCACCTGATGTCGAGAATCCTGGTAACAGTTTGTATGTGACGGGATTGTCAACTCGTATCACCAAGAGGGATCTTATAAAACATTTTTCAACTGAAGGAGAG GTCTCGGATGTTCATCTTGTGGTTGATCCATGGACAAGACAATCTCGTGGATTTGGTTTCATTACAATGTCCTCTGTTGAGGATGCCAATCGATGCATCAAGTATTTGGACAGCTCTGTTCTTGATGGGCGTGTAATTACAGTCGAGAAG TCTAGAAGGCGAAGAGGAAGAACACCTACTCCAGGAAAATATTTGGGGCTGAGAACATCTTGTG GACGTCGCCGTTCTTCTAGTTCCTCTCGTCGTAGCTATTCATCTCACCGGAGAAGCTATAGCCGATCTCCTAGCAGGAGCAGGTCACCCTCTCCATATTACCGAAGGCGTAGAGATTACTCGCCATATTACAGTCGTAGAAGAAGGTCCTACTCGCCCGACGGCAGCTTTGACACTCGGGATGGGTCTCTGTCTCCCAATGATGACGGATATCATGGTAGCCATCGCTATAGGTCTGTTTCTCGAAGTCCTACACCACCTAGAAGGCGTAGTTCAAGGAGGAGCTACTACTCACCGAGTGCATCTCCCATAAGAAGAAGACGCAGTGCAAGGAGAAGCTACTACTCGCCGAGCCTGTCCCCAATAAGAAGAAGACGACAGAGCTCGAGGAGAAGCTATTCTCGTAGCTATTCGCCTAGACCGAGAAGGAGCTATTATTCCCGCAGTTTGTCTAGGAGTTGCAGTGTTAGTAGTCAGAGTTCGAGATCTGTTTCGAGGTCGCCCACTCCTAGGTCTCCTACCCCTTCATCGTGA
- the LOC139882696 gene encoding uncharacterized protein: MSSNLCKILSNKKETLTLFRFSSNLLRNNFSTSAPAPTQNPSENSAAKKPKKKRKKNLFEVAQFLPNWGIGYHMAKTHWTGVSYQITKMNLYKDGRHGKAWGIVHKDGLQAADEPKKISGVHKRCWKYIPGLSKSSNNNSKPVLTKSTENTPEAEVLA; this comes from the exons ATGAGCTCCAATCTCTGCAAAATTCTTTCTAATAAGAAAGAAACCCTAACCCTATTCAGATTCTCATCTAATTTACTGAGAAACAACTTCAGTACATCTGCTCCGGCTCCGACTCAAAACCCTAGTGAAAATAGTGCCGCCAAAAAACccaagaagaagaggaagaagaatcTTTTCGAGGTGGCTCAGTTTTTGCCCAACTGGGGAATCGGTTATCACATGGCGAAGACTCATTGGACCGGAGTCTCGTATCAGATCACCAAAATGAACCTCTACAAG GATGGTAGGCATGGTAAAGCTTGGGGGATTGTTCACAAAGACG GCTTGCAAGCTGCCGATGAGCCCAAGAAAATAAGTGGAGTTCACAAACGGTGCTGGAAGTATATTCCAGGCTTATCGAAATCGTCAAACAACAACAGCAAGCCAGTTTTAACCAAGTCAACGGAAAACACACCAGAAGCTGAAGTTCTAGCTTGA
- the LOC139882699 gene encoding uncharacterized protein, with protein MERPNRSDMHLSADEEAKVEEETREYFDGLAPKRHSKPQRSEYSNNYVDNISNDTESPEYLNFQQLQQTDSQKLVYKGSKVPEEFVETEYYQDLNCVDKQHHTTGTGFIEMEKGKYFSLEPDTDKESHPASKGNPATNDWIPSSNETRSPREVSLELTDHAA; from the exons ATGGAGAGGCCAAATAGAAGCGACATGCATTTATCGGCAGATGAGGAAGCAAAAGTGGAAGAGGAGACGAGAGAATACTTTGATGGTTTAGCTCCGAAGCGCCATAGTAAGCCTCAACGGAGTGAATATTCCAACAATTATGTCGACAACATTTCTAATGACACTGAGAGCCCTGAATATCTCAACTTTCAACAGCTCCAACAGActgattctcag AAACTGGTTTACAAGGGAAGTAAAGTACCGGAGGAGTTTGTAGAGACAGAGTATTACCAGGATCTCAACTGCGTCGACAAGCAGCATCACACG ACAGGAACAGGTTTTATCGAAATGGAGAAAGGCAAATACTTCAGCCTAGAACCAGACACTGACAAAGAAAGTCATCCAGCTTCCAAGGGAAACCCAGCAACTAATGACTGGATCCCATCTTCCAACGAAACA AGAAGCCCAAGAGAAGTGAGTCTTGAATTGACTGATCATGCTGCTTAA
- the LOC139882698 gene encoding protein GRAVITROPIC IN THE LIGHT 1-like has translation MKRELKRFELEMETEVEVEAKDLNYWYSAVPFNRDPVIKQTVLRSDSANSRNGVGLNYPKKKSEKVSNFSNLIQRVASSCLLTGGRHEEYHPSSEEVVDVINNYPKHHHHRDYSEYEHEDQCGGDDHYEFVEADDQDINKNKVGINNHNNNYKVWEIKVKRVMEMEVLMNEVFDAISSMKIAYISLQEAHSPWDPQRMRIADVSVVGELRRLAMLKERFRRKSIGGDGGRRGSGEAAGGMLKEVVVPYEAAIKELKRMLKSRDIELHTLKQKLSTSSKKGRSQYSRKKVTCIHAQESIAMAPASELFEATMSQVKESLKSFTSLLLSLMRSAHWDIAAAIRSIEVAANATTPIQLFDDYVGIHHAKYALESYISRKIFQGFGHETFYMDGSLSSLLNPDQYRRDCFTQYRDMKAMDPNELLGILPTCHFAKFCSNKYLSIVHPKMEESLFGNLEMRNQVMVGNHPKTQFYGNYLQLAKSIWLLHLLAFSLDPAPSQFEASRGAEFHPHFMESVVKLSGGPAYQVVGFPVIPGFKLGNESIIKATVYVRPRT, from the exons ATGAAAAGGGAGCTGAAGCGGTTTGAGTTGGAGATGGAGACGGAAGTGGAAGTCGAAGCCAAAGACTTGAACTATTGGTACTCTGCTGTTCCTTTCAACAGAGATCCAGTCATCAAGCAAACTGTTCTTCGTTCGGACTCTGCCAACTCCAG AAATGGAGTGGGATTGAATTATCCGAAGAAGAAAAGCGAAAAGGTGTCAAATTTTTCAAATCTAATCCAACGAGTTGCATCGTCGTGCCTTCTCACTGGGGGCAGACATGAAGAATATCATCCAAGCAGTGAAGAAGTAGTCGACGTCATAAATAATTATCCcaagcatcatcatcatcgtgactATAGCGAATATGAACATGAAGATCAATGTGGAGGGGATGATCATTATGAGTTTGTAGAAGCTGATGATCAGGACATTAATAAGAATAAGGTcggaattaataatcataataataattataaggtaTGGGAGATCAAAGTGAAGAGAGTCATGGAGATGGAAGTTCTAATGAACGAAGTGTTCGATGCTATCTCCTCTATGAAAATAGCCTACATAAGCTTACAAGAGGCTCACTCTCCTTGGGATCCGCAACGGATGAGGATCGCCGACGTGTCTGTTGTCGGGGAGTTGAGGCGTCTGGCCATGTTGAAAGAGCGGTTTCGTAGGAAAAGTATTGGGGGCGATGGGGGAAGGAGAGGCAGCGGTGAAGCTGCGGGTGGAATGCTGAAGGAAGTGGTGGTTCCGTACGAAGCAGCCATTAAGGAGTTGAAGAGGATGCTCAAATCACGTGACATAGAGCTTCACACTCTCAAACAAAAGCTAAGTACCAGTAGTAAGAAAGGACGCTCTCAATATTCTAGGAAGAAAGTCACTTGTATTCATGCTCAAG AATCAATTGCGATGGCGCCAGCATCCGAGCTCTTCGAAGCAACAATGAGTCAAGTGAAAGAGAGTTTGAAGTCTTTCACGTCCCTTCTCCTCTCCCTGATGCGTTCCGCCCACTGGGATATCGCTGCCGCTATCCGATCCATAGAAGTAGCCGCCAATGCCACCACACCTATTCAACTATTCGATGATTATGTCGGAATCCATCATGCCAAGTACGCACTCGAATCTTACATCTCACGCAAGATCTTCCAAGGTTTTGGTCACGAGACCTTTTACATGGACGGAAGCCTCTCCTCCCTACTCAACCCTGACCAATACCGTCGTGACTGTTTCACGCAATACCGCGACATGAAGGCTATGGACCCCAACGAGTTATTAGGGATCCTGCCGACGTGTCACTTTGCGAAATTCTGCTCGAACAAGTATCTCTCCATCGTCCATCCCAAGATGGAGGAGTCCTTGTTCGGGAACTTGGAGATGCGCAACCAAGTAATGGTTGGAAACCATCCAAAGACTCAATTCTATGGGAATTACTTGCAACTAGCAAAGTCCATTTGGTTGCTTCATCTTTTGGCATTCTCACTTGATCCTGCTCCGAGCCAGTTTGAAGCGAGCCGAGGAGCCGAGTTTCACCCTCACTTCATGGAGAGTGTCGTCAAGCTTTCCGGCGGTCCGGCTTATCAGGTTGTCGGCTTTCCGGTCATTCCTGGCTTCAAATTGGGTAATGAATCTATCATCAAGGCTACAGTCTATGTACGGCCAAGGACATAA
- the LOC139882701 gene encoding DExH-box ATP-dependent RNA helicase DExH11-like has protein sequence MDRIQAANELAFRVGFSGYSGHLRLEPIYTVEGTDPVKSLPDFILPPAFPRETPESIKDHIEEKYLSPRLDPDVFSAEKAGRQWDFDWFQKVKVPLEPSVPRSVVAPVWELPFRRQKNGSAQENWEPDSVEVEVSELTAGAQNSGPLPRVAGPAKDFVRGSINNRPFRPGGLEESQSIERILPDGASDGEWVREVLNGDPAQSIPPTLKEGLDLGELKAYPSSWNVYKEAKSLGDLSDEKLNKLSVQFDDLFKKAWEEDVTLGENDSESVMLETEVNNCDEASNVHKPESSILDELLFVESGEPTARQGGKSDNEGQQQQEKAWAIIGDSEGIADRFDELVPDLALEFPFELDKFQKEAIYYLEKGDSVFVAAHTSAGKTVVAEYAFALASKHCTRAVYTAPIKTISNQKYRDFCGKFDVGLLTGDISLRPEASCLIMTTEILRSMLYRGADIIRDIEWVIFDEVHYVNDVERGVVWEEVIIMLPRHINVVLLSATVPNTFEFADWIGRTKQKQIHVTGTTKRPVPLEHCLFYSGNFHKVCENETFLPQGWKAAKDHYNKKNSNAIGGGSGSSFASSAAHGQKRENYNRGKQNKHSGSQNSGHTGGGGGYQNNSGGQNNWRKSPEAPTWLLLIDKLKKTSLLPVVIFCFSKNRCDRSTYVLQGIDLTTNSEKSQIRIFCDKAFSRLKGSDRYLPQIVRVQSLLSRGIGVHHAGLLPIVKEVVEMLFCHGVIKVLFSTETFAMGVNAPARTVVFDTLRKFDGREFRQLLPGEYTQMAGCAGRRGLDNIGTVVVMCRDEIPEERDLKTVLVGSATRLESQFRLTYIMIMHLLRVEELKVEDMLKRSFAEFHAQKKLPEKQQQLLMLKLSQPAKSIECIKGEPAIEEYYEMYAESEKYSNRVLEAVMQSPVAQQFLTPGRVVVVKSETAQDHLLGVVVKAPSATNKQYIVLVLKPDFPSQTFSGSSNLQDKKSADFTQGQLLVPKSKRVAEDDYYFSGTSRKGSGTININLPHYGTAAGVGYEVRGIDYKEVLCICSKKIKVDQVGLLEHGSSGAFSKTVQQLLDLKSDGSKYPPVLDPVKELKLKDMDLVESYYKGTKLLQKMAQNKCHGCVKFEEHIKLAREIKMHEEKVDKLKYQMSDEALQQMPDFQGRIDVLKEVGCIDADLVVQIKGRVACEMNSGEELICTECLFENQLDELEPEEVVALMSAFVFQQKNTSEPSLTPRLAKATKRLYDTAIRLGELQAYYKIQISPPEYAQENLKFGLVEVVYEWAKGTPFADICQLTDVPEGMIVRTIVRLDETCREFRNAAAIMGNSALHKKMEAASNAIKRDIVFAASLYITGV, from the exons ATGGATCGGATCCAAGCCGCTAACGAGCTTGCTTTCCGGGTCGGGTTCTCAGGCTACAGTGGACATCTCAGGCTTGAACCTATCTACACTGTTGAAGGCACCGATCCCGTAAAATCGCTCCCCGACTTCATACTT CCACCCGCATTTCCTCGAGAAACGCCTGAATCCATAAAAGATCATATAGAGGAGAAGTACCTCTCACCAAGACTGGACCCTGATGTGTTTTCTGCGGAAAAGGCGGGAAGGCAATGGGATTTTGATTGGTTTCAAAAGGTGAAAGTACCGCTGGAGCCATCGGTTCCGCGGTCTGTTGTGGCTCCTGTTTGGGAGTTACCATTTAGACGTCAAAAGAACGGATCAGCGCAAGAAAATTGGGAACCTGATTCAGTGGAG GTTGAGGTATCAGAGTTAACGGCTGGAGCTCAAAATTCTGGTCCTTTGCCTCGTGTTGCTGGACCAGCAAAGGATTTTGTTAGAGGAAGCATTAACAACCGTCCTTTTCGTCCTGGAGGCTTGGAGGAATCCCAATCTATAGAGAGAATTCTCCCAGATGGTGCTTCAGATGGGGAATGGGTACGTGAAGTGTTGAATGGTGATCCTGCCCAATCTATTCCTCCTACCCTCAAAGAAGGACTAGACCTAGGTGAACTTAAG GCATATCCATCCTCATGGAATGTGTATAAGGAGGCAAAATCGCTTGGAGATTTGTCGGAtgagaagctg AACAAATTGTCTGTACAATTTGATGACTTATTCAAGAAGGCCTGGGAAGAGGATGTTACTTTAGGAGAGAATG ACTCAGAGTCTGTGATGTTAGAAACAGAAGTAAATAATTGTGATGAGGCCAGCAATGTACATAAGCCTGAATCTTCCATCTTGGACGAGCTTTTATTTGTTGAAAGTGGAGAACCAACAGCCAGGCAAGGTGGAAAAAGTGATAATGAAGGACAGCAACAGCAGGAGAAG GCCTGGGCTATTATTGGTGACAGTGAAGGAATTGCAGATCGCTTTGATGAACTTGTTCCTGACTTGGCACTTGAGTTTCCTTTTGAATTGGACAAATTCCAAAAGGAG GCTATCTATTATTTAGAGAAGGGGGACTCTGTTTTTGTGGCAGCTCATACGTCGGCTGGAAAGACAGTAGTTGCAGAATATGCATTTGCTCTGGCATCAAAA CACTGCACTAGAGCCGTCTATACTGCTCCAATTAAAACCATCAGCAACCAAAAATACAGGGATTTTTGTGGGAAATTTGACGTTGGCCTCCTAACGGGAGATATAAGCTTGCGGCCAGAGGCTTCGTGCCTCATCATGACCACTGAAATATTAAGGTCAATGCTTTACCGTGGTGCTGACATTATTCGTGATATTGAATGG GTTATATTTGATGAAGTGCACTATGTAAATGATGTCGAAAGAGGTGTTGTTTGGGAAGAAGTGATAATTATGCTTCCAAGGCACATCAATGTTGTCCTCCTTTCAGCCACG GTACCCAACACTTTTGAGTTTGCTGACTGGATTGGACGGACAAAGCAAAAGCAAATCCACGTCACTGG GACCACCAAGAGACCTGTTCCTCTGGAGCATTGCCTATTTTACTCTGGAAATTTTCACAAGGTATGCGAAAATGAAACTTTTCTACCTCAAGGATGGAAAGCAGCAAAGGATCATTACAATAAAAAGAATTCAAATGCAATTGGTGGAGGTAGTGGCTCCTCTTTTGCATCTTCAGCAGCCCATGGACAGAAACGTGAAAATTACAATCGCGGCAAACAAAATAAGCACTCTGGATCCCAAAATAGTGGACATACTGGTGGTGGTGGGGGTTATCAAAACAATAGTGGTGGTCAAAATAACTGGAGGAAATCTCCTGAAGCTCCTACATGGCTGTTGCTTATTGACAAGCTGAAGAAAACGTCATTATTGCCG GTGGTGATATTTTGCTTTTCGAAGAACCGGTGTGATAGATCAACTTATGTTCTCCAAGGAATTGACCTGACAACTAATTCTGAGAAAAGCCAGATCCGTATTTTTTGTGACAAAGCATTTTCCAGACTGAAGGGATCTGACCGTTATTTACCACAG ATTGTGAGAGTTCAAAGCCTTCTTAGTAGAGGGATTGGTGTCCATCATGCAGGGTTGCTACCAATAGTTAAGGAGGTCGTTGAAATGCTTTTTTGTCATGGGGTGATTAAG GTTCTGTTTTCAACGGAGACATTTGCTATGGGTGTAAATGCTCCTGCCAGAACA GTGGTTTTTGATACTCTAAGGAAGTTTGATGGAAGAGAATTTAGACAGCTGCTTCCAGGAGAATACACACAGATGGCAGGTTGTGCTGGTAGAAGAGGACTGGACAACATTGGTACAGTTGTTGTGATGTGCCGGGATGAAATTCCTGAAGAGAGGGATTTGAAGACTGTATTAGTCGGAAGTGCCACGAGGCTCGAGTCTCAGTTTCGACTGACTTATATTATGATCATGCATCTTCTTCGTGTTGAAGAGTTGAAG GTGGAGGACATGTTAAAACGAAGTTTTGCTGAATTCCATGCTCAGAAGAAACTACCGGAGAAGCAGCAACAACTTCTAATGCTAAAGCTTTCTCAGCCAGCAAAATCTATTGA GTGTATTAAAGGTGAACCAGCGATTGAAGAATATTATGAAATGTATGCAGAATCTGAAAAATATAGCAATCGTGTATTGGAGGCGGTTATGCAATCCCCTGTCGCCCAACAATTTCTTACCCCAGGAAGAGTCGTAGTTGTAAAATCTGAAACA GCTCAGGACCACTTGCTTGGAGTTGTAGTGAAAGCACCTTCTGCTACTAATAAGCAATATATTGTCCTTGTGCTGAAACCTGATTTTCCATCACAAACTTTCTCAGGGAGCAGCAATCTGCAAGATAAAAAAAGTGCTGATTTCACTCAAGGTCAACTGTTGGTACCAAAGTCAAAACGTGTTGCTGAAGATGATTATTATTTTTCTGGTACTTCTCGTAAAGGATCCGGTACCATCAACATTAATCTACCACACTACGGTACAGCTGCTGGTGTGGGTTACGAGGTCAGGGGAATTGATTATAAAGAGGTCCTTTGCATATGCAGTAAAAAAATTAAGGTCGATCAAGTAGGGCTTCTTGAACATGGTAGCAGTGGTGCTTTCTCTAAAACAGTTCAACAGCTTTTGGATTTGAAATCTGATGGAAGCAAATATCCCCCAGTCCTCGATCCAGTGAAAG AGCTCAAGCTGAAAGACATGGATCTTGTGGAATCATACTACAAAGGGACTAAACTATTGCAAAAGATGGCCCAAAACAAGTGTCATGGGTGTGTAAAGTTTGAGGAACACATCAAGTTAGCAAGAGAGATTAAAATGCACGAGGAGAAAGTTGATAAGTTAAAGTACCAAATGTCAGATGAAGCACTTCAACAGATGCCCGATTTTCAGGGAAGG ATAGATGTTCTCAAGGAAGTTGGTTGTATTGATGCCGATCTTGTAGTTCAAATAAAAGGTCGTGTTGCTTGTGAGATGAATTCAGGGGAGGAGTTGATTTGCACAGAGTGTCTGTTCGAAAATCAACTAGACGAACTCGAGCCAGAAGAAGTAGTAGCATTAATGTCTGCCTTTGTGTTTCAGCAAAAGAACACGTCTGAGCCTTCCCTTACCCCAAGACTGGCTAAAGCTACAAAGAG ATTATACGACACAGCCATTAGACTCGGGGAGCTTCAAGCCTATTACAAAATACAAATAAGCCCTCCAGAGTATGCGCAGGAAAATCTAAAGTTCGGTCTTGTCGAAGTGGTTTACGAATGGGCAAAG GGTACTCCATTTGCTGATATATGCCAGCTCACTGATGTTCCAGAAGGCATGATCGTAAGGACCATTGTGAGACTTGACGAAACATGTCGTGAATTTAGGAATGCTGCTGCAATTATGGGAAACTCGGCTCTTCACAAGAAAATGGAAGCTGCTTCCAATGCAATTAAACGTGATATTGTTTTTGCGGCTAGCCTGTACATTACCGGAGTCTAA
- the LOC139882680 gene encoding cytosolic enolase 3-like gives MSVQEYLDKHLLSRKIEEAVNAAVRAKSTDPVLFISNHMKKAVPSVITKIKARQILDSRGVPTVEVDLFTNKAMFRASVPSGDTTGMYEAVELRDGDKGMYLGNSVTRAVKNINEKISEALIGMDATLQSQIDQAMIDLDRTEKKGELGANAILAVSLAACKAGASEKEVPLYKYISELSGKTNPTIPVPAFTLISGGNHAGNNLAIQEIMILPIGASRFEEALQMGSETYQHLKAVITEKYGAQGCNVGEDGGFAPNISSLKGLDLVKEAISRTGFNERIKIAIDAAASNFCIGAKYDLDYKSPNKSGQNFKSGEEMIEMYKQLCDEYPIVSVEDPFGKEDWEHVKFLSALGIFQIVGDDLLMSNPKRVEKAIQESACSSLLLKVNQIGTVTEAIEVVKMAKDAHWSVVVAHRCGETEDSFIADFSVGLATGQIKAGAPCRGERLAKYNQLLRIEEELGDRAVYAGEDWRTT, from the exons ATGTCGGTTCAAGAGTACCTAGACAAACACTTGCTCTCTCGGAAAATCGAAGAGGCCGTAAATGCTGCCGTCAGAGCCAAATCTACCGACCCCGTTCTCTTTATT TCAAATCACATGAAGAAGGCAGTTCCATCAGTGATAACAAAGATTAAAGCTAGGCAGATCTTAGATAGCAGAGGAGTTCCTACCGTTGAAGTGGATTTGTTCACTAATAAAGCCATGTTCCGAGCATCAGTTCCCAGTGGCGACACTACTGGAAT GTATGAGGCTGTTGAATTACGTGACGGTGATAAAGGGATGTATCTTGGAAATAGTGTGACTAGAGCAGTAAAAAATATCAATGAGAAAATTTCCGAGGCATTAATTGGTATGGATGCAACACTTCAATCCCAAATTGATCAGGCCATGATAGACTTGGACAGAACAGAGAAGAAG GGTGAACTAGGAGCAAATGCTATATTAGCTGTATCACTTGCTGCATGTAAAGCTGGAGCTTCTGAGAAGGAG GTTCCCCTCTACAAATACATTTCTGAGCTTTCTGGCAAAACCAACCCTACTATTCCCGTTCCAGCTTTTACTCTTATAAGTGGTGGAAATCATGCTGGAAATAATCTAGCAATCCAG GAAATTATGATTCTTCCAATTGGAGCAAGCAGATTTGAGGAAGCATTGCAAATGGGCTCTGAAACTTATCAACACTTAAAG GCTGTTATAACGGAGAAGTATGGTGCTCAAGGATGTAATGTTGGTGAAGATGGTGGGTTTGCCCCAAATATATCCAG CTTGAAAGGACTGGATCTTGTAAAAGAGGCTATCAGCAGAACAGGATTTAATGAAAGGATAAAGATAGCAATCGATGCTGCTGCATCAAATTTTTGTATAG GTGCAAAGTATGATTTGGATTATAAGTCTCCAAATAAGTCTGGGCAAAATTTCAAATCAGGAGAGGAAATGATTGAGATGTACAAACAACTTTGTGATG AATACCCAATAGTATCAGTTGAAGATCCATTCGGTAAGGAAGACTGGGAGCATGTGAAGTTCCTGTCTGCTCTTGGAATTTTCCAG ATAGTAGGAGACGACTTGTTGATGTCGAACCCAAAGCGTGTTGAAAAGGCAATACAAGAGTCAGCGTGCAGTTCTCTTCTTCTCAAG GTAAATCAGATTGGGACTGTTACAGAGGCGATTGAAGTAGTTAAAATGGCAAAAGATGCACACTGGAGTGTGGTGGTAGCTCATAGATGTGGCGAAACCGAAGATTCTTTCATTGCTGATTTCTCTGTCGGCCTAGCCACTGGTCAGATCAAAGCTGGTGCTCCTTGCCGAGGAGAGCGCCTCGCGAAGTACAACCAG CTACTACGAATTGAAGAAGAGCTTGGAGATCGTGCTGTGTATGCTGGAGAAGATTGGAGGACAACCTGA